The uncultured Cohaesibacter sp. genome segment GTGAACAAAACCGGCTTTATCGGCAAGGCGGTGCCGGGGCATGTGGTTGAGGTGATCGATGACCAGACCGGCGAGATGATGCCCTCGGGCGAGCTGGGTGCGATTGCCGTGCTAACACCGGATCCTGTAATGTTCCTGCGTTATTGGAACCGCCCGGATGCAACGGCCGAGAAATATCGAGACGGTCCCAGAGGTCGCCGCTGGCTTTTGACCGGTGATCGGGGCATCAAGGATGATGAGGGCTATATCCAGTTTGTTGGCCGCGATGATGATGTCATCGGGTCTGCGGGCTACCGGATTGGCCCTGTCGAAGTGGAAGACTGCCTGTTGCAGCATCCCGCAGTGCAAATGGCGGGCGTTGTGGCCAAGCCCGATGCCATGCGTAACAGCGTTGTTGCCGCTTATATTCTGTTGTCGGATAATTATGAGCCGAGTGATGATCTGGCCGAGGAGATTGCCCAATTCGTCAAGCATCGGCTGGCGGCGCATGAATATCCCCGCGTTGTGCGTTTCGTCGATGAGATGCCGATGACAACCAGCGGCAAGATCATCCGCGCGCAGCTGCGGACCATGGCCGAAGCAGAAGCGAAACAGGAGCAAGGGCAACAGGATTGAAGCTCTAGCAGTTGCGGACTTCGTTGGTGGTGTCAAACGTCTCCAAGCGCAAAAGGACCATAGGGTGGAACTATGACGAAAGCAGGTGATGGTTTGAAGACGTTTAAGAGGTCCCTGCGTGTTTGCTACTATTCCGAACCTGTGGAATGGGATGGTGAGACGATCCCAACTGACGGCGTCAGCTGGCAGACGGGCTGAATTGCTAAATTTTCCTGGTTTCCTGTGCGGCCCGTGATGGTTCGCATGGATTGACGATTGTCATGGAGCGGCCAGAGTGTTTGAGTGCCTGCCAATGATGTTTCAAAGGATGATGCGAGGAGGCGCGCTATGAAATTGTTCCGATTTGGGCCAAAAGGGGCCGCAAAACCGGGCATGCTGGATGCAGAAGGACGAGGAAGGGATCTGTCTTCCGTGATCCCGGATCTTGGGCCTGAACAGCTGTCCGACGAGGCTTTGGCGCGTCTGACCTCTCTGGATCCCATGACGCTGCCCTTGGTGCCTGAAGGTGCAAGGGTTGATGCCTGCATTGGTGATGTGCCCCGCTTTTTCTGTATCGGGCTCAATTACTCCGATCACGCGGAAGAATCAGGCATGGCGATCCCGGATTTCCCCATCCTGTTCACCAAAGTCTGCGAGGCAACCGGGGCCAATGATCCTGTGACGATCCCCAAAGGCTCGACCAAGACCGACTGGGAAGTCGAACTGGGGGTGATCCTTGGCAAGGGCGGGGCGCATATTGCGCTTGATGATGCTCTCTGCCACGTGGCTGGCTATTGTGTGGTCAACGATATTTCCGAACGCTCCTTCCAGATCGAGCATGGCGGGCAGTGGGTGAAGGGCAAATCCTGCGACGGCTTTGGTCCTATCGGGCCTTATCTGGTGACCCGCGATGAAGTCTTAGATCCACAAGCGCTTGATCTGTGGCTCGACGTCAATGGGACGCGAATGCAGACCGGCAATACCAAGATGATGATTTTCACTGTGGCCGAGATCATTGCCCATTTATCGACTTTCTTCACCTTGCGGGCGGGCGATGTGATTACCACTGGGACGCCACCGGGCGTTGGCATGGGCAGGTCGCCACAGGTCTTTCTCAAAGCTGGCGACGAAGTGAGGCTTGGGGTGGAAGGCCTCGGCGAGCAGACGCAACGGTTTGTGGCGTTTGGTGGATAACGGCTTTTCAAGGGATGATTTTCAAAAAAAGCGAAACAATGCTTCAGGGCTGAACGGCCATCAAGCTGGTTGGAAAATGGGGCAAGACAGGCTTTTATCAAAGAAAGCCCTGTCTTTGCATTTGGTTGGCAGGATGGGGCGTCAAGAGGAGCGCCAGCCTGCCACCGGGTGGTCAAATGCTCGCACTGCCGTTCGGGAGGTCGCCTATCCATGTCAGACAATCGCTATTATTCTCCTCAGGGTGGCTTGCCAGCCCAGACCGAACTTCTGACGGGCCGTGCGGTCTTCACCGACAGTTATGCCGTCATTCCCAAAGGCACCATGCGGGACATTGTTTGCAGCAAGCTTCCCTTCTGGACCGGGATGCGAATGTGGGTGATTGCGCGGCCCATGACAGGATTTGCCGAAACCTTCTCCCATTATATCGTCGAGCTGGAAGCAAAAGGCGGCAGCGACCAACCCGAGAATAACAAGGCGGTTCAGTCTGCTCTGTTTGTTACCAGCGGCAGCGTTGTGGTGACGATCAATGGCACGACGCACACGCTGGAAGAGGGAGGTTTTGCCTATATTCCAGCAGAATCAAACTGGTCTATTCTCAATGATTCAGACGCTTTGGCAGTCTTTCACTGGATTCGGAAAGTCTACCAAGTGGTCGAAGGGGTTGAACGACCTGAGGCCTTTGTTGCCAATGAGCGCGACATCGCCCCGACCCCAATGCCGGATACGGATGGCAAATGGGCGACGACGCGCTTTGTCGATCAGGACGATATGCGCCATGACATGCATGTGACCATTGTGACCTTCGAACCGGGGGGCGTCATTCCCTTTGCCGAGACCCATGTGATGGAACATGGCCTTTATGTGCTTGAAGGAAAAGCGGTTTACCGTCTCAATCAGGATTGGGTCGAGGTCGAGGCCGGGGACTATATGTGGCTGCGCGCCTTTTGCCCGCAGGCCTGTTATGCTGGTGGTCCGGGCAAATTCCGCTATTTGCTCTATAAGGATGTGAACCGGCATATGCCCTTCCTTTGATGCCAAATTGGCATCAATAGAGGCCTGTTCGTTCGCTATTTTTTGAATTATCCTGAAACTGCCGTTGCTTTTTTAGCATATCCGGATAATTGCGCATGGACTAGATTTAAAGGTGCCCAAAGAATGCACAAGACCGAATGTTGCTGAAATCTTGGGCTAAGTGGGTCAGCAAAAGGAACCGACGATGCCAGATATTCGCAGGACGTTACGATTTTGGCTCAATGATCAATTGGAAGAGCTTGAGGCGGTCGCGCCCGATGTGACGCTGCTTGATCATTTGCGCCTGACGCATCGGCTGACCGGCTCCAAGGAAGGCTGTGCTGAAGGGGATTGTGGCGCTTGTACTGTGTTGGTCGGACGGCTTCATCAGGGCCAGCTTATCTATGAAACGGTCAATGCCTGCATCCGTTTTCTCCCCTCCCTTGACGGGTGCCATGTAGTGACGATTGAAGCCCTGCGCGGGGCGGATGGCGGTCTGCATCCGGTGCAGCAGGCGATGGTCGATTATCACGGCTCACAATGCGGTTTTTGCACGCCCGGTTTCGTCATGTCGCTTTATGCCCTCTGGATGGACAATCCGAACCCGGACCGTGAGGCTGTTGAAGTGGCTTTGCAGGGCAATCTTTGTCGGTGTACCGGTTATCAACCGATCCTGAAGGCAGCGGCAGCCATATCTGACTATGGCAATCCGGGGAGCGACTGGTTGCTGGCAGAGCGAGAGAAGAATTTGGTGCGGCTGGGGGCGTTGCGGGATGAGGCACGGGTTGTGCTGACTGTTGGGGGACAGAGCGCAATCCTGCCCGCTTCGCTTGATGATCTGGCGGCCTTGCGGCTTGAAGAGCCTGAGGCAACGATCGTTGCTGGTGGCACCGATGTCGGTCTCTGGGTTACCAAGCATCTCAAAAGGCTGAACACGGTTCTGTTCCTCTCACATCTTGAGGCACTCAAGACGATCTCGGAACGTGACGGACAGCTTATTATCGGTGCCGGGGTCAGCTATAGCGAGGCCACCGAGGCGGTGGCAGCCCATTTCCCGCATCTTGAGGCCTTTTGGAGCAGGATTGCCGGGCCGCAAATCCGCAATATGGGGACAATTGGCGGCAATATTGCCAATGGCTCGCCGATTGGTGACCTGCCGCCGGTCTTCATTGCGCTGGGTGCGGAGCTGGTGCTGCGGCGCGGCTCTGAGCAAAGAGTGCTGCCACTTGAGGATTTCTTTATTGATTACGGTAAGCAAGATCGCCAGACAGGGGATTTTGTCGAGGCGGTGCGTCTGCCTTTGCCTGATGCCAGCAGTCTGAATGCAGCCTACAAGATTTCCAAGCGCCGGGACGAGGATATTTCAACCGTTTGCATGGGCATGCATTTGCGCGTGGTCGCAGGGGTGATTGAAGAGGCCCGAATTGCTCTTGGAGGCATGGCGGCGACGCCGAAGCGGGCGGCAACGGCCGAAGGTATGCTGGTTGGACAGCCTTTCTGCGAGATGAGTCTGATGGCTGCATCCAAAACACTGCCAGTGGATTTCTCGCCCATCTCGGACTGGCGGGCCAGTGCGGACTATCGGATGAAAGTGGCACAAAATTTGTTCCGCCGTTTCTGGCTTGAGCATGGTTCCAATGATGCAAACGGGGTGGCTGCAGAATGAAACAGGATGTCTCGAAAGCCACTGCCGTCAAGGGTGGTGCTCATCAGAGTATCAAGCATGATTCAGCCGATAAGCATGTCGCCGGGAGGGCTGATTATACTGACGATCTGGCCGAACCGATTGGCACCTTGCATGGCTATTTCGGGGTCAGTGAGCGGACCCATGCCCGGATCCTGTCGCTTGATCTCTCCCCGTGTCTTGAGGTGAAGGGGGTGGTCGGGGTGATCTCCGCGGATGATATTCCCGGCATCAATGATATCAGTCCCAATCATCTCGATGATGAGCCAGTCTTCCCGACCGATGTCTGTTCCTATTGGGGACAGCCGCTCTTTGCGGTGATTGCCGAAACGCGGGATATTGCCCGGCGAGCGGCGGCATTGGCAGACATCTCCTATGAAGATCTGCCCTATGTGACCGATGCTCTGGAAGCCAAGGCAGCGGGCGCGCCTTATGTTGCCAAGCCGATGACCCTGTCGCGCGGCGATGCAGACGGAGCGCTTGAGGCTGCGCCAAGGCGGCTTCAGGGTCAAATGCGGATTGGTGGTCAGGATCACATGTATCTGGAAGGCCAGATCGCTTTTGCCTTGCCGGGGGAAGATGAAGACGTGCTGGTTCACGCCTCTACCCAGCATCCGAGCGAAGCCCAGCATATGGTGGCGCAGGTGCTTGGGGTGCCGTCCCATTCGGTGACCATTCAGGTGCGGCGCATGGGGGGCGGCTTTGGCGGCAAGGAAACGCAGATGAATATCTTCTGCGCCGTGGCTGCCCTGGCTGCGAAAAAATGGAACCGTCCGGTCAAACTGCGCCCGGATCGCGATCTGGACATGACGGCAACGGGTAAGCGCCATGATTTCATTGTCGATTATGATGTGGGCTTTGATGACGATGGGCGGATTGAAGCGGTGCGCGGCGATTATATCGCGCGCTGTGGCTATTCTTCGGATCTGTCCGGACCGGTGACCGACCGGGCTCTGTTTCATGCGGACAATGCCTATTTTTACCCCCATGTGAAGCTCAAGTCTCACCCGATGAAAACCAACACGGTGTCCAACACGGCCTTTCGTGGGTTTGGTGGCCCGCAAGGGGTGATCGGGGCGGAGCGGATTATCGAAGAGGTGGCCTATGCGGTCGGCAAGGATCCTCTGGAGGTGCGCAAGGTCAATTTCTATGGCGGGCCGGGGCGCGACGTGACGCCCTATCATCAGTGTGTGGAAGACAATATTCTTGAAAGGCTGATTGGGGAACTGGAAAGTCGCGCAGACTATCAGGCACGTCGCGAAGCTGTGTTGGCCTTTAACCGGGATGCCTCGGCTGCGGGACAGATTGAGCGCAAGGGGATCGCGCTGACGCCGGTCAAGTTCGGGGTGTCCTTCACCGCCACCTGGTATAATCAGGCGGGCAGTTTGTTGCATATCTACACCGATGGGTCCATCCAGCTCAATCATGGTGGCACCGAGATGGGGCAGGGGCTGAATGTCAAGGTCGCGCAGGTGGTGGCCGATGCCTTTCAGGTGGATCTGGAACGGATCAAGATCACCCGCACCGCAACCGACAAGGTGCCGAACACCTCGGCGACGGCGGCCTCGTCCGGCACGGATTTGAATGGCATGGCGGCGCTTGACGCTGCCGAACAGATCAAGGCGCGACTGGTGGCCTTTGCTGCCGAGAAATGGTCTGTCAGTGAAACAGACATCCAGTTTTTGCCGAATCGGGTGCGGATCGGGGATGAGCAACTGGCCTTTGACGCTTTGATCAGGGAAGCCTATCTGGCGCGGGTGCAATTGTCCGCCGCCGGTTTTTACAAAACGCCGAAAATCCACTGGGATCGGGAAAAAGGAGAAGGGCGGCCCTTCCTCTATTTTGCCTATGGGGCGGCAGTCTCGGAAGTGACCATCGATACACTGACGGGCGAATATCGGGTTGATCGGACGGATATTCTGCATGACGTTGGCAAGTCGATCAATCCGATCCTCGATATCGGTCAGATCGAAGGTGCCTTTGTGCAAGGTATGGGCTGGCTGACCACCGAAGAGCTGTGGTGGGATGATGACGGTCGGCTCAGAACCCATGCGCCATCGACCTACAAGATCCCTCTTGCAAGCGATATTCCTGCCATTTTCGACGTGGCTTTGGCGGACTGGTCGGAGAATAAAGAACGCACGATCAAACGCTCGAAAGCGGTTGGTGAACCGCCCTTCATGCTGGCCGCTTCAGTGCTTGAGGCTTTATCGATGGCGGTCGCCAGTGTGGCAGATTATCGCAAATGCCCACGCCTTGATGCACCTGCAACACCGGAACGGATTCTGATGGCCGTCGAGCGGTTGCAAGAAGGTGCGGGAGGCGAGAATGGCTAGGACGCTGCATGACTTCCTTGATCAGCACCGGGAAGTGGTGCGCGTGAGGCTCGAAGATCTGGTCGGGTCGTCACCGCGTGAGGTGGGGGCGGAGATCTTCGTCTCATCCACGGAGCAATGGGGAACGATTGGCGGCGGGCAACTGGAATATCTTGCGATTGATGAAGCGCGAAGGATGCTGCGGCAAGGGCGCGAGACGGTTCAGCTGGATATCCCCTTGGGACCGGATATTGGCCAGTGCTGTGGCGGACGGGTGCGATTGGGCTTTCAAATGCTTGATGCGACGATGCGCGCGGCCGCGCTCAAAGGGCAGGCAGAGCAGGCTCAGGACTTGCCACGTGTCTATATTTTCGGGGCTGGCCATGTGGGGCGGGCCTTGGCCTCCGCCTTGGCGCTGTTGCCGTTCCAACCGATTGTCATTGACAGCCGGGCAGAAGAACTGGCCTTGCTGGAGGCTGATGTCGAGCATCGGCTTTCAGCCTTGCCGGAAAGCGAGGTGCGCGCGGCGCGGGCTGGCAGTATCTTTCTCATTCTCACCCATGACCACGCGCTGGATTTCTTGCTGGCGCGTGAAGCCTTGTTGCGGGGAGATGCCCTTTATGTCGGGATGATTGGCTCTAAGACCAAGCGGGGGACGTTCTCCCACTGGCTGCGGCGCGAATTTGGTGCGGATGCCGATGTGATGCTTGAGGATTTCGTCTGCCCAATTGGCGCGGGCGGTTCGCGTGACAAACGACCTTCAGTCATCGCCGCGATGGTGGCAGCGGAATTGCTGATTTTGCAGGATATGCGCGCAAGCATCATGCTCGCGGATCATACGGCCTGATCATACGGCCTTAAAATCATGCTTTCATGAAAAAAGGCCCGCCTGATGGTGTTCAGGCGGGCCTTTTTGTTTGCATTCGGTTTTGGCTTATTCGCCTGGCAGAGAGCCGGTCGCGTGGCCCGCCATGCCGCCGGAGACTTCCTCGGTGGCTTCGGCTGGCAGTTCCTCAGGCAGGATCAGGTTCAGCACGATTGCCAGACAGGCTGCAGGCAACAGACCTGAAGTCAGGAGAACCTTGGCTGTGCCGGGCAGATGCTGGACCGCTTCTGGCACCAGCTGCAGGCCAAGACCGACCGATAGCGAGATGGCGAAGATCACCATGTTGCGGCGGTTCCAGTTGACGTCGGATAGCATAGAGATGCCAGCGGCGACAACCATGCCAAACATCACGATCACGCCACCGCCGAGCACTTCGATCGGGATGGTGCGGATCAGGCCGCCGACCTTTGGCACCAAGCCGCAGATGATCAAGAAGATCGCGCCGATGGTCACCACATGGCGGCTCATGATGCCTGTCATGGCAATCAGGCCGACATTCTGCGAGAAGGAGGTGTTTGGCAGTCCGCCAAAGATACCAGCCACAGCCGTACCCAGGCCATCAGCGTAGGTCGCACCAGCAATTTCCTTGTCGGTGGCTTCGCGCCCAGCACCGCCTTTGGTGATGCCGGAGACGTCGCCGACAGTTTCAATTGCCGAGATGACCGCCATCAGACAGAAGCCGATGATCGCTGCAAAGGACAGCTCAAAGCCATATTTGAACGGCATTGGCAGGGAGAAGAGCGATGCACGCTCGAAGCTGGTCACGATGGATGTGACGCTCAGCATGCCGGTTGCCAGTGCAAACAGATATCCGGCAGCAAGCCCGATCAGAACTGCGGAGACCGACAGCATTCCGCGGGTGAAGAATTTAAAGCCTAGGGTTACGACGATCACAACAAGCGCCGCTGCCCAGTTGATCAGGGAGCCAAATTCCGGTGTGCCCATGGCCGGAACACCGCCTGCGGCATATTGAATGCCGACCTTGACCAAGGCGAGACCGATCATGGTGACCACAAGCCCTGTAACCAATGGTGGCAATGCAAAGCGGATCTTGCCAATGAAACGTCCCAGGACTGCGTGGAACAAGCCGCCGATGAAAATGCCGGTATAGAGTGCGGCGAGTGCGTCCACGCCCTTGCCCGCGACCAGCGGAATCATGATCGGCAGAAAGGCAAAGCTGGTGCCCTGAACAACGGGTAGCCCGGCACCGACTGGACCAAATGTGATGGTCTGGAACAGGGTTGCAATGCCAGCAAACAACATTGACATCTGAATCATGTAAAGCAGTTCGGGAAAGTCGGGTGAATTGGACCCGAAGCCGAAGCCCGCTGCGCCAGCGACGATGATGGCGGGTGTGACGTTGGCGATGAACATCGCCAGAACATGCTGAATGCCTAGTGGAATGGCCTTGTATATGGCTGGTGTATAATTGGGATCGCGGAGTTGTTCCGGCGTTCCGATGCTGCTTCTATCCATTGTGCTACCCCTCTATGGATCATTGTTCTTTCCTCCAAATGTCTCAATTGCATTTGTTGTTGTTTTTGTATGGTGGTGATTGCCTGCTTTTGCGGGGCAATTAAGGGGCCGGGCAAACCACGTAAGGTTGCTCGAACCAGATTTCTTCTAGATTGTCGGCTGTGCCGATGCGGTCAATGACGGCGAACAGGCCCGGCGCATAAAGCGGGGTCAGGACACCGTGCCAGACATTGCGATGGAAATTGATGGCCTGCCCGGCTTGGCTGATGAAGGCGCGGGGGCGGGCAGGTTTGCCGCCTGCATCCTCTGCAACAATGATCAGAAAGCCATTCATGCTCATTGGAATGAAGGCCTGCGAGCCAAGCGGATGGCGCTCCATCATGTCGAGCTGATAGGGCAGGTCGCGTGGCTTGGCGTCAAACAGGCTGATGCCAGTACGGCCCTGATCCGCATCTGGCGCAATGTCGAGGGTCGCCAGATCGTGATAGCGGCCACAAAAGCCCTGATTGATGATCTTGGTTGGACCGCCTTTTGCCTCCATCAGGTCGCCGAAAGGGGCAAAGGCCTCCGCTGAGATGGGTTCGATGAGGATTGTGCGGTCGCTCATTGTCCTGCTGCCTCACCGGAAGATGCTGGCAGAATATCAAGCAGACGATGCAGGGCAATCCGCTCAACCTGACGGCAGGCCTCGGCACGTTCCATCTCGGCATTGTTGCCGATGCGGCGCTCAAAGGCTTCAAGGATGCTGGCCTTGTCATGGTCGCGAACCGCGATGATGAAGGGGAAACCGAATTTTTCGGTATAGGCTTCGTTGAGTTCGGTGAAGCGGGCGCGCTCGTTGTCGGTCAGGGCGTCAAGGCCGGCGCTGGCCTGCTCTGCGGTGGATTGAGCTGTCAGGCGCTTGGCAGCGGCCAGCTTGCCCGCCAGATCCGGGTGGGCCTTGAGGACGCCGAGGCGATCTTCGTGGCTGGCGGAGCGGAAGGCACGGCACAGGGCGTTATGCAGGCCGGGGGCGGTGTCATGGGCTGGGCCAAGCTCCAAGGCAAAGGCCTGTTCGGCCACCCATGGGCTATGCTCGAAGATGCTGCCAAACTGGCTGACAAAACGGGCAAAATCCATCTGGCTTGGACGATCCTGGCGCAGGGGACGATGGTTTTGTTGCCAATGACGGGCAATATCGATGCGGCGCGCGAACCAGACATCGGTCTTGCTCTGGGCATAGTCGATGAAGCGTTTGAGCGCCATGATGCGACCCGGCCGACCGATCAGGCGGCAATGAAGGCCGATATTCATCATTTTCGGCGTGCCGGCATCGCCTTCCTCATAGAGGCAATCAAAGCTGTCCTTGAGATAGGCATAGAATTGATCGCCGCTATTGAAGCCTTGCGGCGTGGCAAAGCGCATGTCGTTGCAGTCAAGCGTGTAGGGAATGATCAGCTGATCTTTCGGACCGGACTGGTACCAGTAGGGCAGATCATCGTCATAGGTGTCGGAGATATAATCAAACCCGCCGACTTCTGTGGCCAGATCGACAGTATTGACCGAGCAGCGACCCGTATACCAGCCGCGCGGGCGGCTGCCGGTGACCTCTTCATGCAGGCGAATGGCTTCGAGCATGTCGGCCTTTTCGTCTTCGCGGCTATAATCTTTATATTCGATCCATTTGAGGCCATGGCTGGCAATTTCCCAGTCGGCGGCCTGCATGGCAGCGACCTGTTCGGGACTGCGGGCGAGCGCGGTGGCGACTCCATA includes the following:
- a CDS encoding fumarylacetoacetate hydrolase family protein, translated to MKLFRFGPKGAAKPGMLDAEGRGRDLSSVIPDLGPEQLSDEALARLTSLDPMTLPLVPEGARVDACIGDVPRFFCIGLNYSDHAEESGMAIPDFPILFTKVCEATGANDPVTIPKGSTKTDWEVELGVILGKGGAHIALDDALCHVAGYCVVNDISERSFQIEHGGQWVKGKSCDGFGPIGPYLVTRDEVLDPQALDLWLDVNGTRMQTGNTKMMIFTVAEIIAHLSTFFTLRAGDVITTGTPPGVGMGRSPQVFLKAGDEVRLGVEGLGEQTQRFVAFGG
- a CDS encoding ureidoglycolate lyase; this encodes MSDRTILIEPISAEAFAPFGDLMEAKGGPTKIINQGFCGRYHDLATLDIAPDADQGRTGISLFDAKPRDLPYQLDMMERHPLGSQAFIPMSMNGFLIIVAEDAGGKPARPRAFISQAGQAINFHRNVWHGVLTPLYAPGLFAVIDRIGTADNLEEIWFEQPYVVCPAP
- a CDS encoding bifunctional allantoicase/(S)-ureidoglycine aminohydrolase, producing the protein MSDNRYYSPQGGLPAQTELLTGRAVFTDSYAVIPKGTMRDIVCSKLPFWTGMRMWVIARPMTGFAETFSHYIVELEAKGGSDQPENNKAVQSALFVTSGSVVVTINGTTHTLEEGGFAYIPAESNWSILNDSDALAVFHWIRKVYQVVEGVERPEAFVANERDIAPTPMPDTDGKWATTRFVDQDDMRHDMHVTIVTFEPGGVIPFAETHVMEHGLYVLEGKAVYRLNQDWVEVEAGDYMWLRAFCPQACYAGGPGKFRYLLYKDVNRHMPFL
- the puuE gene encoding allantoinase PuuE is translated as MIGYGANPPKANWPNGAKIAVQFVLNYEEGGENCLLHGDAASEAFLSEIVGAAPWVGQRHWNMESIYEYGARSGFWRLHRLFTKAGIPLTIYGVATALARSPEQVAAMQAADWEIASHGLKWIEYKDYSREDEKADMLEAIRLHEEVTGSRPRGWYTGRCSVNTVDLATEVGGFDYISDTYDDDLPYWYQSGPKDQLIIPYTLDCNDMRFATPQGFNSGDQFYAYLKDSFDCLYEEGDAGTPKMMNIGLHCRLIGRPGRIMALKRFIDYAQSKTDVWFARRIDIARHWQQNHRPLRQDRPSQMDFARFVSQFGSIFEHSPWVAEQAFALELGPAHDTAPGLHNALCRAFRSASHEDRLGVLKAHPDLAGKLAAAKRLTAQSTAEQASAGLDALTDNERARFTELNEAYTEKFGFPFIIAVRDHDKASILEAFERRIGNNAEMERAEACRQVERIALHRLLDILPASSGEAAGQ
- the xdhC gene encoding xanthine dehydrogenase accessory protein XdhC; the protein is MARTLHDFLDQHREVVRVRLEDLVGSSPREVGAEIFVSSTEQWGTIGGGQLEYLAIDEARRMLRQGRETVQLDIPLGPDIGQCCGGRVRLGFQMLDATMRAAALKGQAEQAQDLPRVYIFGAGHVGRALASALALLPFQPIVIDSRAEELALLEADVEHRLSALPESEVRAARAGSIFLILTHDHALDFLLAREALLRGDALYVGMIGSKTKRGTFSHWLRREFGADADVMLEDFVCPIGAGGSRDKRPSVIAAMVAAELLILQDMRASIMLADHTA
- the xdhB gene encoding xanthine dehydrogenase molybdopterin binding subunit; translated protein: MKQDVSKATAVKGGAHQSIKHDSADKHVAGRADYTDDLAEPIGTLHGYFGVSERTHARILSLDLSPCLEVKGVVGVISADDIPGINDISPNHLDDEPVFPTDVCSYWGQPLFAVIAETRDIARRAAALADISYEDLPYVTDALEAKAAGAPYVAKPMTLSRGDADGALEAAPRRLQGQMRIGGQDHMYLEGQIAFALPGEDEDVLVHASTQHPSEAQHMVAQVLGVPSHSVTIQVRRMGGGFGGKETQMNIFCAVAALAAKKWNRPVKLRPDRDLDMTATGKRHDFIVDYDVGFDDDGRIEAVRGDYIARCGYSSDLSGPVTDRALFHADNAYFYPHVKLKSHPMKTNTVSNTAFRGFGGPQGVIGAERIIEEVAYAVGKDPLEVRKVNFYGGPGRDVTPYHQCVEDNILERLIGELESRADYQARREAVLAFNRDASAAGQIERKGIALTPVKFGVSFTATWYNQAGSLLHIYTDGSIQLNHGGTEMGQGLNVKVAQVVADAFQVDLERIKITRTATDKVPNTSATAASSGTDLNGMAALDAAEQIKARLVAFAAEKWSVSETDIQFLPNRVRIGDEQLAFDALIREAYLARVQLSAAGFYKTPKIHWDREKGEGRPFLYFAYGAAVSEVTIDTLTGEYRVDRTDILHDVGKSINPILDIGQIEGAFVQGMGWLTTEELWWDDDGRLRTHAPSTYKIPLASDIPAIFDVALADWSENKERTIKRSKAVGEPPFMLAASVLEALSMAVASVADYRKCPRLDAPATPERILMAVERLQEGAGGENG
- the xdhA gene encoding xanthine dehydrogenase small subunit translates to MPDIRRTLRFWLNDQLEELEAVAPDVTLLDHLRLTHRLTGSKEGCAEGDCGACTVLVGRLHQGQLIYETVNACIRFLPSLDGCHVVTIEALRGADGGLHPVQQAMVDYHGSQCGFCTPGFVMSLYALWMDNPNPDREAVEVALQGNLCRCTGYQPILKAAAAISDYGNPGSDWLLAEREKNLVRLGALRDEARVVLTVGGQSAILPASLDDLAALRLEEPEATIVAGGTDVGLWVTKHLKRLNTVLFLSHLEALKTISERDGQLIIGAGVSYSEATEAVAAHFPHLEAFWSRIAGPQIRNMGTIGGNIANGSPIGDLPPVFIALGAELVLRRGSEQRVLPLEDFFIDYGKQDRQTGDFVEAVRLPLPDASSLNAAYKISKRRDEDISTVCMGMHLRVVAGVIEEARIALGGMAATPKRAATAEGMLVGQPFCEMSLMAASKTLPVDFSPISDWRASADYRMKVAQNLFRRFWLEHGSNDANGVAAE
- a CDS encoding nucleobase:cation symporter-2 family protein, whose protein sequence is MDRSSIGTPEQLRDPNYTPAIYKAIPLGIQHVLAMFIANVTPAIIVAGAAGFGFGSNSPDFPELLYMIQMSMLFAGIATLFQTITFGPVGAGLPVVQGTSFAFLPIMIPLVAGKGVDALAALYTGIFIGGLFHAVLGRFIGKIRFALPPLVTGLVVTMIGLALVKVGIQYAAGGVPAMGTPEFGSLINWAAALVVIVVTLGFKFFTRGMLSVSAVLIGLAAGYLFALATGMLSVTSIVTSFERASLFSLPMPFKYGFELSFAAIIGFCLMAVISAIETVGDVSGITKGGAGREATDKEIAGATYADGLGTAVAGIFGGLPNTSFSQNVGLIAMTGIMSRHVVTIGAIFLIICGLVPKVGGLIRTIPIEVLGGGVIVMFGMVVAAGISMLSDVNWNRRNMVIFAISLSVGLGLQLVPEAVQHLPGTAKVLLTSGLLPAACLAIVLNLILPEELPAEATEEVSGGMAGHATGSLPGE